One genomic region from Anopheles bellator chromosome 2, idAnoBellAS_SP24_06.2, whole genome shotgun sequence encodes:
- the LOC131211572 gene encoding uncharacterized protein LOC131211572: MKVSLYIILISILLSKHYALSHIIRKRQLFREQVLPHAGGKIPDSAFLTDRLALNRLQTDGIAVPDGVLLEQRQYQVYPHQQRTARPTFRVVQTPDSRYTSPEGEYSHNALATVDTTYLIPHAGDKLLLHDYPYPHHQHHRAPRPTYTPASSLPKVPIVKELRIPNYAVFNFDYNNHKKKKSPVGHPIDDGPWSRPRLAQDYVSFHAATVANGLNYQHPSVAAFDGSGSGWTGGGWTPSTGSAISGSLWKQPFGGSFEDYYNQFDAKHRFYRQTGGESKQAAAAPVKLNAIPRRPRQRGAPIH, from the exons ATGAAGGTTTCGTTGTACATTATTTTAATCTCGATCTTGCTCAGCAAGCACTACGCGCTGTCCCACATAATCAGG AAACGTCAGCTGTTCCGCGAGCAGGTCCTGCCGCACGCCGGCGGCAAGATCCCGGACTCTGCCTTCctgaccgaccggctggcgtTGAATCGCCTGCAGACGGATGGGATCGCGGTGCCGGACGgggtgctgctggagcagcGCCAGTACCAGGTGTATCCGCATCAGCAGCGGACAGCGCGGCCGACGTTCCGCGTCGTGCAAACGCCTGACAGCCGGTACACTTCGCCCGAGGGCGAGTACAGCCATAATGCGCTGGCCACGGTCGATACCACCTATCTGATTCCGCATGCGGGCGACAAACTGCTGCTACACGACTATCCTTatccgcaccaccagcaccaccgggcTCCGCGGCCAACCTACACGCCTGCCAGCAGCCTGCCGAAGGTCCCGATCGTGAAGGAGCTGCGCATCCCGAACTACGCGGTGTTCAATTTTGACTACAACAatcacaaaaagaaaaagtccCCCGTGGGACatccgatcgatgatggtCCGTGGTCCCGGCCGAGATTAGCGCAAGACTACGTGAGCTTCCACGCAG CAACCGTTGCTAATGGGCTGAATTACCAGCACCCGTCCGTAGCAGCGTTCGACGGTAGCGGAAGTGGATGGACCGGCGGTGGGTGGACGCcgtccaccggaagtgcaatCAGTGGGTCACTTTGGAAG CAACCGTTTGGCGGCAGTTTCGAGGACTACTACAACCAGTTTGACGCTAAGCACCGCTTTTACCGGCAGACCGGCGGCGAATCAAAgcaggccgccgccgcgcccgTGAAGCTAAACGCCATTCCGCGCCGTCCGCGTCAACGAGGCGCGCCCATCCACTAA
- the LOC131211087 gene encoding chitin synthase chs-2-like codes for MKNNASSVNYFTESSDEDDEGTVMIKKVQQDNKLWDSFQDPPVPQTSGSAASQEYLVTFIKGLKVFTYIFVFLVILGSACFSKMSFLLMVSNIKEGTKNRYCDVRQPDKQFEAYIPREQRVAWMWAIFFSFSVPEVGAFIRASRICFFKNIPRPSWGQLAVAAVMEGFHVCGLAILAFFVLPQLDVVKAAMLTNCVCLVPAVLALVSRSPRESKLAFKYLFDLLAISAQITGFVVWPLLNNRFELWFIPVALFLVSFHWWENYLSLKSFFRPIAAMAAIREKLTDCRYQTYLLLAPFKIALFLGACIFLSEQSVSDFFGLFGSGWGNHTITVTEMEAVLNEKFPDLSAITSDLEVQQIFPTSNAILWTTVTHILCSYVCYIFSKFACKIQIQSFSMAFPINLTVPVTVTLLLVFCGLREADVCAFDGILPDYVFFRMPPIYYLFDYVVNEFSWLWLLWLLAQTWITRHLWLAKSDRNASTEKLFVTPMYNSLLIDQSVAMNRRREDQEDFVKKIDMVKVKDTEKANEIDAKANEGKDDRIKPYDRIPQIFICATMWHETKEELMEFLKSLLRLDEDQCARRMAMKHIQANKDDIDPDYYDLETHIFFDDAFVNDKSKCESADASPLNAYVKALINNIEEAALEVYKTKMRIYPPTKIVTPYGGRLIWTLPGRTKMIAHLKDKNKIRHKKRWSQVMYMYYLLGFRIMQLNTSPERKMVIAQNTYLLALDGDIDFQPNAVSLLVGRMKIDPDLGAACGRIHPVGTGPMVWYQVFEYAIGHWLQKATEHVIGCVLCSPGCFSLFRGRALMENSVMKKYTTKSDQARHYVQYDQGEDRWLCTLLLKQKFRVEYSAASDAYTHAPEGFNEFYNQRRRWVPSTIANIFDLLSDAKRVVKTNNSISMPYIVYQCMLMFGTILGPGTIFLMMVGALVAVFRIDMWTSFLWNGVPLAGFMAICYWMEQKYQLIAAFFISAIYSLVMMAVLVGIVVQVMEDGILAPSSMFFLAVALQIVITGLLHPQEMEALPAGLVYYITIPSMYMLLVIYSVFNMNDVSWGTRENPVDAAKKEPATTDRPQGRMQKILGYLRSPDKEENGSFDFSINGLFRCMLCTHAKPTAEKEQITQIAASLTDIGHRMKALEMKLTGNVTVMRSDDEDDDIGLRLDMHRSEGASPASTSGVSSPIQTVKNDSLEEPEKQLNYLPDWLYDVDLKNGDTETISASEELFWIELIEKYLKPLDLSEKQKDEMKSQLKNLRDLAVFAFVMANALFVLVIFLLQLKKEELHVEWWFNVKNKISYDESTVEIMIRREYLELEPIGLVFVLFFGVILVIQFLAMLMHRFGTISQILASTELNWYCSKKAKDMSLDAELRENAVEIARRLQRPKPQWDEEDLEDEQKAIGRRDTIHRILYQHKNKQDWSNLEANFKRNYYKEGDLDLGGRLTLSRKTLNVLDTRRKSMAEQRKIRKSIIRGQNPYDSGGDMWRYPEDEAQSSPGGGGGGGGGGHPPYGGEAGSYGDGSPQFEGKRKRSGPGPGNAGLGSGGRTNFAYQVDDDFDDNFSDEDTRESMAAPYRRSTVELEMAERTARPPPKNRKSRVAFA; via the exons ATGAAGAACAACGCCAGCTCGGTGAACTACTTCACCGAGTCgtccgacgaggacgacgagggaACGGTCATGATCAAAAA GGTCCAACAAGACAACAAGCTATGGGATTCGTTCCAAGACCCGCCGGTCCCGCAGACGTCCGGttccgccgccagccaggaGTATCTGGTAACGTTCATCAAAGGGCTGAAGGTGTTTACCTACATCTTCGTCTTCCTGGTCATCCTGGGCAGTGCGTGCTTCTCCAAGATGTCGTTCCTGCTGATGGTGTCCAACATCAAGGAGGGCACCAAGAATCGCTACTGTGACGTCCGAC AGCCGGACAAGCAGTTCGAAGCGTACATCCCCCGGGAGCAGCGGGTGGCCTGGATGTGGGCGATTTTCTTCTCGTTCTCCGTGCCGGAAGTTGGGGCCTTCATCCGTGCATCCCGTATTTGTTTCTTCAAAAACATCCCCCGCCCGTCCTGGGGccagctggcggtggcggccgtgaTGGAGGGATTCCACGTGTGCGGATTGGCGATTCTGGCCTTCTTCGTGCTCCCGCAGCTGGACGTGGTGAAGGCGGCCATGTTGACAAACTGCGTCTGCCTGGTTCCGGCCGTGCTCGCCCTGGTGTCCCGTTCGCCCCGGGAATCGAAGCTGGCCTTCAAGTACCTGTTCGATCTGCTGGCGATCAGTGCCCAGATCACCGGGTTCGTGGTGTGGCCACTTCTCAACAACCGGTTCGAGCTCTGGTTCATCCCGGTGGCCCTCTTCCTGGTGTCGTTCCATTGGTGGGAAAACTATCTGTCGCTGAAAAGCTTTTTCC GGCCAATCGCGGCGATGGCAGCCATACGTGAGAAGTTAACGGATTGTCGCTATCAAACGTACCTCCTGCTCGCGCCCTTCAAGATCGCCCTCTTCCTGGGGGCCTGCATTTTCCTCTCCGAGCAGTCGGTGTCGGATTTCTTCGGTCTGTTTGGCAGTGGCTGGGGCAACCAcaccatcaccgtcaccgag ATGGAAGCGGTGCTGAACGAAAAGTTCCCGGACCTGTCCGCCATTACGTCGGACCTGGAGGTGCAGCAAATATTCCCGACCAGCAACGCCATCCTCTGGACGACGGTGACCCACATCCTGTGCTCGTACGTGTGCTACATCTTCAGCAAGTTCGCCTGCAAGATTCAGATCCAAAGCTTCTCGATGGCGTTTCCGATCAATCTGACCGTGCCCGTCACCGTGacgctgctgctcgtgttCTGCGGTCTCCGCGAGGCGGACGTCTGCGCCTTCGACGGCATCCTGCCCGACTACGTGTTCTTCCGGATGCCACCGATCTACTACCTCTTCGATTACGTCGTGAATGAGTTCTCGTGGCTCTGGCTGCTGTGGTTGCTGGCCCAAACGTGGATCACACGCCATCTGTGGTTGGCGAAGAGTGACCGCAACGCGTCCACCGAGAAACTGTTCGTGACGCCGATGTACAACAGTTTGCTGATTGACCAGAGTGTCGCCATGAATCGGCGGCGTGAGGATCAGGAGGATTTcgtgaagaaaatt GATATGGTGAAAGTGAAGGATACGGAGAAGGCGAACGAAATCGATGCGAAGGCAAACGAAGGGAAGGACGACCGGATCAAACCGTACGATCGCATCCCGCAGATCTTCATTTGCGCCACGATGTGGCACGAAACGAAGGAGGAGCTGATGGAGTTTCTCAAGTCGCTGCTGCGCCTGGACGAGGATCAGTGTGCCCGCCGGATGGCCATGAAGCACATCCAAGCGAACAAGGACGATATCGACCCGGACTATTACGATCTAGAAA CTCACATTTTCTTCGACGATGCGTTCGTGAATGATAAATCAAAGTGCGAAAGTGCCGATGCGTCACCACTCAACGCGTACGTGAAGGCACTGATCAACAACATCGAGGAAGCGGCCCTGGAAGTGTACAAAACGAAGATGCGGATTTATCCGCCGACGAAAATCGTCACCCCGTACGGTGGCCGGTTGATCTGGACGCTGCCCGGGCGTACGAAGATGATCGCTCACCTGAAGGACAAGAATAAGATTCGGCACAAGAAGCGCTGGTCGCAGGTGATGTATATGTACTATCTGCTCGGTTTCCGAATTATGCAGCTCAACACGTCGCCCGAGCGGAAGATGGTGATCGCGCAGAACACCTATCTGCTGGCGCTGGACGGGGACATCGACTTCCAGCCGAACGCCGTCTCGCTGCTGGTGGGTCGCATGAAGATAGATCCCGATCTGGGGGCGGCTTGCGGAAGAATTCATCCGGTCGGAACGGGCCCGATGGTGTGGTATCAGGTGTTCGAGTACGCCATCGGTCACTGGCTCCAGAAGGCGACGGAGCACGTGATCGGGTGCGTCCTTTGCTCGCCCGGATGCTTTTCGCTGTTCCGCGGCCGTGCCCTGATGGAGAACTCGGTGATGAAGAAGTACACCACCAAGTCGGACCAGGCCCGGCACTACGTGCAGTACGATCAGGGCGAGGATCGGTGGCTGTGCACGCTGCTGTTGAAGCAAAAGTTCCGCGTCGAGTATTCGGCCGCCTCGGATGCGTACACACATGCTCCGGAAGGATTCAACGAGTTCTACAACCAACGACGTCGCTGGGTGCCCTCCACGATCGCCAACATCTTCGATCTGCTGTCCGACGCGAAGCGGGTGGTGAAGACCAACAACAGTATCTCGATGCCGTACATCGTGTACCAGTGTATGCTGATGTTCGGGACGATCCTCGGCCCTGGGACGATCTTCCTCATGATGGTCGGCGCACTGGTGGCGGTGTTCCGCATCGATATGTGGACCTCGTTCCTGTGGAACGGCGTTCCGCTGGCCGGCTTCATGGCGATCTGCTACTGGATGGAGCAAAAGTACCAACTGATTGCGGCGTTCTTCATCTCGGCCATCTACTCGCTCGTCATGATGGCCGTCCTCGTCGGTATCGTGGTGCAGGTGATGGAGGACGGCATTCTGGCGCCCTCGTCCATGTTCTTCCTGGCCGTGGCACTTCAGATCGTTATCACCGGGTTGCTGCATCCGCAGGAAATGGAAGCCCTTCCGGCGGGGCTCGTCTACTACATTACCATTCCGTCGATGTACATGCTGCTCGTGATCTACTCCGTGTTCAACATGAACGATGTATCGTGGGGAACGCGCGAGAACCCGGTGGATGCGGCCAAGAAGGAACCagcgacgaccgaccgaccgcaggGGAGAATGCAGAAAATCCTTGGCTATCTCCGGTCGCCCGACAAGGAAGAGAACGGTTCGTTCGACTTCTCGATCAATGGGCTGTTCCGGTGTATGCTCTGTACGCACGCGAAACCGACCGCCGAAAAGGAACAGATCACGCAAATCGCTGCCTCGCTCACCGacatcggccaccggatgAAGGCGCTGGAAAT gAAATTAACCGGCAACGTCACCGTAATGAGATCagacgacgaggatgatgacATCGGCCTCCGCCTGGATATGCATCGCTCGGAAGGCGCCTCGCCGGCCTCCACATCCGGTGTCTCGTCGCCCATCCAGACGGTAAAGAACGATTCGCTCGAGGAG CCCGAAAAGCAGCTCAACTACCTGCCGGACTGGCTGTACGATGTGGACCTGAAAAATGGCGACACCGAAACCATCTCCGCCTCCGAGGAGCTGTTCTGGATCGAGCTGATCGAGAAGTACCTCAAGCCGCTCGATCTGTCCGAGAAGCAGAAGGACGAGATGAAGTCGCAGCTCAAGAACCTGCGCGATCTGGCCGTGTTTGCGTTCGTGATGGCCAACGCCCTGTTCGTGCTGGTCATTTTCCTGCTGCAGCTGAAGAAGGAAGAGCTGCACGTCGAGTGGTGGTTTAACGTGAAGAACAAGATCAGCTACGACGAGAGCACGGTGGAAATCATGATCCGCCGGGAGTACCTCGAGCTCGAACCGATCGGGCTCGTGTTTGTGCTGTTCTTCGGCGTCATCCTCGTGATCCAGTTCTTGGCCATGCTGATGCACCGCTTCGGGACCATCTCGCAGATCCTCGCGTCGACCGAACTGAACTGGTACTGTTCGAAGAAAGCGAAGGACATGTCGCTGGATGCGGAGTTGCGTGAAAATGCGGTCGAGATCGCGCGGCGTCTTCAACGCCCAAAGCCTCAGTGGGACGAAGAGGATTTGGAGGACGAACAGAAAGCTATCGGACGGCGCGATACGATCCACCGGATCCTGTATCAGCACAAGAACAAACAGGACTGGAGCAACCTGGAGGCGAACTTTAAGCGGAACTACTACAAGGAGGGCGATCTGGATCTGGGCGGCCGGCTGACGTTGAGCCGGAAAACGCTGAACGTGCTGGACACGCGCCGCAAGTCGATGGCGGAGCAAAGGAAGATCCGCAAGTCGATCATACGCGGCCAGAACCCGTACGATTCCGGGGGCGATATGTGGCGGTACCCCGAAGATGAAGCCCAGAGttccccgggcggcggcggtggcggtggcggcggtggacacCCCCCGTACGGTGGTGAAGCGGGAAGCTACGGGGATGGTTCACCCCAGTTCGAGGGCAAACGGAAGCGCAgcggacccgggcccggcaaTGCGGGGCTCGGGTCCGGAGGTCGTACCAACTTCGCGTACCAAGTGGACGACGATTTCGACGATAACTTCTCGGACGAGGACACGCGCGAAAGCATGGCGGCCCCGTACCGGCGGTCCACGGTCGAGCTGGAGATGGCCGAACGCACGGCCCGGCCGCCTCCGAAGAATCGCAAGAGTCGAGTAGCGTTCGCCtag